Proteins encoded by one window of Brienomyrus brachyistius isolate T26 chromosome 1, BBRACH_0.4, whole genome shotgun sequence:
- the cdk5r2b gene encoding cyclin-dependent kinase 5 activator 2b yields MGTVLSISPSSRKGGVVDVKTEGGHSSNGKTEKSIKRQPVLIPALTWKRLVAASAKKKSTKKVNPTPSDPVEHLNNENLKKSQQSFPDRKESHRDLKLGPLAVPVPTVPNHSDPPTQTQGGKQLDSVIKQPNQQSIITPRRVIVQASTGELLRCLSQFICRRCFKLKELSPNEIILWFRNVDRSLLIQGWQDQGFITPANLVFVYLLCREAVTDDIDNEYELQATFLTCLYLAYSYMGNEISYPLKPFLVETNKDSFWERSLEVIDKMSSKMLQINSDPHFFTEVFQDLKNEGESVGKVINNPER; encoded by the coding sequence ATGGGGACAGTGCTTTCCATATCGCCATCATCGAGGAAGGGGGGCGTTGTTGATGTTAAGACCGAGGGAGGACACTCTAGTAATGGAAAGACTGAAAAAAGCATCAAGCGACAACCTGTATTGATACCGGCCCTAACATGGAAGCGGCTTGTTGCTGCATCGGCGAAGAAGAAGAGCACGAAGAAAGTGAATCCGACACCCAGCGACCCTGTGGAACATTTAAACAACGAAAACCTTAAAAAGTCACAGCAGTCGTTCCCGGACCGGAAAGAGTCGCATCGGGATCTGAAGCTGGGCCCGCTTGCGGTACCGGTGCCGACAGTTCCCAACCACAGCGACCCACCCACTCAAACCCAGGGCGGTAAACAGCTTGACTCGGTTATAAAACAACCTAACCAGCAGTCGATCATCACTCCAAGACGCGTGATTGTCCAGGCATCAACTGGTGAGCTCTTACGGTGTCTTAGTCAGTTCATATGTCGGAGATGCTTCAAACTGAAGGAGCTCAGTCCCAACGAGATTATATTGTGGTTCAGGAACGTGGACCGGTCCCTTCTCATACAGGGCTGGCAAGATCAGGGCTTCATCACTCCAGCTAACCTGGTGTTCGTGTACTTGCTATGTAGGGAAGCGGTAACAGATGACATCGATAACGAGTATGAACTTCAAGCCACCTTCCTGACCTGCCTCTACCTAGCTTACTCTTACATGGGCAATGAAATATCTTACCCACTAAAACCCTTCCTTGTGGAAACCAACAAGGACTCATTCTGGGAACGATCCCTGGAGGTTATTGACAAAATGAGCTCGAAAATGTTGCAAATCAATTCTGATCCACATTTCTTCACCGAAGTATTTCAGGACCTCAAAAACGAAGGAGAATCAGTGGGCAAAGTCATTAATAATCCGGAGCGTTGA